The following is a genomic window from Labeo rohita strain BAU-BD-2019 chromosome 11, IGBB_LRoh.1.0, whole genome shotgun sequence.
cttttgaacatggtcattttaataaatttaaccattattttctctggtggactatttgtaaactgtattttatatgaaatatcttatttgggtcaaatctaaataaaaaacaacatgcattttgtatgatccctcttattttggtaaattaccattttacagattctgcaaggtgtatgtaaacttttgacttcaactgtaaatgcTTCAATACTTCAAACCTGCATGTACTCAAAATTAAACTACATTGTCATGTGATGAACAAACCCTTGACAAGTCTGCAGTTTAAccaaacacaaaatattaaaacaatgtacAACACAAGTTGTTTGACTCCTCTTGACATTTTATGAGGCTGTGTAAAAACTGTTACATTGAAATACCTGTACAAAGTTCCTTAGTGTCCAAAATATTGGTCATGGTTACATAATTTATGAGAATGTTATAcatatttcttttatatatatatatatatatatttaaaaaaaaatacattattgttAATAGATTATATAAagtcatttaaatatgtaaacaacTTGCTTTATGGAccaaatcattctaattaaCTCCGAGGGTCTTTTCCACAAACTCCTCGACCCAGATCCATTAGTTCCTTTCTGAATTTCTCTGACATAAAAACATAGAGAATGGGGTTGGCCACTGTAGAAGAGGTTGCCATGATGCGCGCAAAGGTAGCGAAAGGTCCGAGAGGTATAGGACCAGATGCTTCATTAACCTTAGCGATCTGGGCAAACATCAACCCATAGGACGGCAACCAACACAATGCAAATGCCAGCACTAACACAGCAGAAGTCTTAGTCACATGCGCATGGTAGTGCTCCAAATGGTCAATCTGAGTTGTGCGTCCCCTTCTAGTGATTTTGAGGTAATGGTATATCTTGGCATAGGCTATTACGATGATCCCAAGTGGAAATGCAAAAGCGAATAGGAAGTGGCACAATCCATATGCCAACTGGCCTTTGTCAGAGAGGAAATTGAAACATGCCAGGTCCTCACGCGTTTCACGGCCTGAAGTCAGCGTCTTCCAAGCAAACTGAGGTGACGCCAAGACCACCGCCGGTATCCACAGTATGCCCGCAACTATTTTTAAACGCCCCTCTCTACGCCATTTATATGCTTTTGATTGATGGACCACGATGATGAACCGTGCAAAAGCCAAAGCGGCCAGCGTAAAGGCGCTTGCTGCCGTACACATCGCACTTAGGAAGCTCACAGACTTGCACATAAATTCTCCAAACGGCCAGTGATGGGTTGCAATTGCAACTGTGTGATATGGAAGACAGGAAAGGAGGAGAAGGTCTGCCACACTTAATGACAGAAGAAGAACATCTGTgccatttgcatttgtttgttggaGTCCTCCTGTCCGTCCTCCGCTGGGCTGTCCATGTCCTTTGCGCATTGTTCGACAAATGACGATAAGAACCAGGATATGTCCCACCACCCCGGTTACCAGGATGAAGCTGTCAAATATGGGTACCAGCACTCGCTGAACATCACCTGGTCCATTACTGGAACCGTTTGTCCCATTATCCATATTGGAGCATCCAAGAATTAACCTCAAACTTGATTTGAATGTAACTGGTTCCTAAATGCAAGTACTATTTTTATGCATCTCTTCAAATATTCTTGTTATACAGCGTACGTCCTTATCCATCTTGTAGTTGTGCCTGACGTCCAGAGGTGATTGCACTGTACAGTAGTCTTGATAAAACACTCTGGAATGCATCAATAGTTAATGATTGCAGGACTCAAAGTGCACAAATACTGCTACTGGTTTAGTTCTCTTTACAGGAAGCAAGATGTTGCCTGAAATCATTTATTTCCATTCCACAGATTTCCTCTATAATTCCTTTACAGATAAGACAGATCCAAAGCAACATTGGCAGTTTTACTTGCCTGTAGTGACTTCAGTGATTGCAGATGCATTCAAACGATTTGCTGCATTCTTCGTCTACTTCAAGATGATTAAAATTTAGTGTCTATGAGCTCATTAATCCACAGTATCATTCTGCTGGGATTCTCAAAACATTATTCAAAGGATCTGGAGTGGAGCACAGTGCTTCATGCGGAAGCGTGGTTCAACACCCGGAGAGACAAGTCAACTGGTCTTTGACCTGACAGCAGTGACGCAGCTCTTATAAACACAGAGCTTTGTTTAACCACCCATTTAGTGAACTGTTAAATTTAGTCAGTAGATATAACCTCCAGCTTCtgtctttagtttttttttttttttcaacctgaCCCTTAATTCCAACTGCTTGCCAGATTTTCctccaaaaattttaattctgtcatcattttattCTCTCTTGTGAAACTACGGAATCTTTGGAACACGggttattttgaagaatgttttttgcgatacaataaaacaacatttttcaaaatatcttcttttgtgttctgcagaattTGCAATGACATGAAGGTGGGTAGCCtaaataacagtattttctttgtgtgtgtgtgtgtgtgtgtgtatgtaaactaCACCTTTAATTAGTACTGAGAAATAAGTGTTACatgattttaaagtttcttCAGTTTCCTTTAGAGGAAGTGTTACAGTAAGTCATAAACTTAAGTGTGTGTCATCAGACAAGTTTAAAGAACAAGGGCAAGGGTCAACGCATACAGATAAATTGTGCTGTACATAAGTTAGATTGTATAACTGCTGACTCAAATACTCTCATTGAGGTCTTGAGGTCTTGGTTAATCTACTGAATCACCATGACTTGGTTTATGACATCACCCTTTAGACAATATGTAAAGAATTACACACATCTGatgcatttcttaaaaaagtTCTTCTCATTGGGACTAGatagatgaaaataaaaatagccattatagttaatatttataaagTTATTAAGGTTGATTACTTCCTGTATTTAATGTAGTACACTTCATTTAATAGTAAAGTAGACTGCTGTTCACAAGTTTGGGATCagcaagattttttatgtttttaaaagatgtttcttatgctaatcaaggctgcatttatttgatcaaaaatccagaaaaaaatattgtgaaatattatttcaatgtaaaataacaatttataatttattcctgtgatgcaagctaaattttcagcataattactctacttttcagtgtcacatgatccttcagaaatcattctaatatactgatttattatcaatgt
Proteins encoded in this region:
- the LOC127173172 gene encoding galanin receptor type 1; translation: MDNGTNGSSNGPGDVQRVLVPIFDSFILVTGVVGHILVLIVICRTMRKGHGQPSGGRTGGLQQTNANGTDVLLLSLSVADLLLLSCLPYHTVAIATHHWPFGEFMCKSVSFLSAMCTAASAFTLAALAFARFIIVVHQSKAYKWRREGRLKIVAGILWIPAVVLASPQFAWKTLTSGRETREDLACFNFLSDKGQLAYGLCHFLFAFAFPLGIIVIAYAKIYHYLKITRRGRTTQIDHLEHYHAHVTKTSAVLVLAFALCWLPSYGLMFAQIAKVNEASGPIPLGPFATFARIMATSSTVANPILYVFMSEKFRKELMDLGRGVCGKDPRS